The Mycolicibacterium boenickei genome has a segment encoding these proteins:
- a CDS encoding three-helix bundle dimerization domain-containing protein, which translates to MKGIDQMMCLVQIGTQLADLAAITRRRPAHAPLRFLQAHRYVFHMPPQLTQERLSLRGVRGVIHVTDRAICVFIPLIVRCLDYRVGAADSEVMVRISEEIMIAEVLIRLGAAYPESPAGEVERCVRNAQEHFQSSPIREFVPLLVERRARAELARPAVGV; encoded by the coding sequence GTGAAGGGCATCGATCAGATGATGTGTCTGGTACAGATCGGCACGCAGCTTGCTGACCTCGCGGCGATCACACGCCGACGACCGGCGCATGCGCCGCTCCGCTTTCTCCAGGCGCACCGATACGTCTTCCACATGCCGCCACAACTCACTCAGGAGCGACTGAGCCTGCGCGGTGTCCGCGGAGTGATTCACGTAACGGATCGTGCCATCTGTGTCTTCATTCCGCTCATCGTGCGATGCCTTGACTACCGGGTGGGTGCAGCGGATTCTGAAGTCATGGTCAGAATCAGCGAAGAGATCATGATCGCCGAAGTTCTGATCCGCCTCGGGGCGGCCTATCCAGAGTCGCCCGCCGGGGAAGTCGAGCGATGCGTCCGCAACGCCCAGGAGCATTTCCAGTCCAGCCCCATTCGTGAGTTCGTGCCGCTGCTCGTGGAGCGCCGCGCGCGAGCGGAGCTCGCGAGGCCCGCCGTCGGGGTGTAG